In one window of Pseudomonas sp. IAC-BECa141 DNA:
- the tsaD gene encoding tRNA (adenosine(37)-N6)-threonylcarbamoyltransferase complex transferase subunit TsaD: MLVLGLETSCDETGVALYDSERGLLADALFSQIDLHRVYGGVVPELASRDHVKRMLPLIRQVLAESDCVPTEIDAIAYTAGPGLVGALLVGASCAQALAFAWGIPALGVHHMEGHLLAPMLEPKPPEFPFVALLVSGGHTQLVQVDGIGQYSLLGETLDDAAGEAFDKTAKMMGLNYPGGPEIAKLAEKGVAGRFTFPRPMCDRPGLDFSFSGLKTFALNTWQQCVSAGDDSEQARCDIALAFQQAVVETLTIKCKRALKQAGMKRLVIAGGVSANKALRVSLEKMLGDMKGDVFYARPQFCTDNGAMIAFAGCQRLQAGQQESLAISVQARWPMEQLSAL, encoded by the coding sequence ATGCTAGTACTGGGATTAGAAACTTCCTGCGACGAAACCGGCGTCGCTTTGTACGACAGCGAGCGCGGCCTGCTGGCCGACGCGCTGTTCAGTCAGATCGACCTGCATCGCGTCTATGGCGGCGTCGTGCCGGAGCTGGCTTCGCGCGATCACGTCAAGCGCATGCTGCCCCTGATTCGTCAGGTGCTGGCCGAGTCCGATTGCGTACCGACCGAGATCGACGCCATCGCCTACACTGCGGGTCCCGGCCTGGTCGGGGCGTTGCTGGTGGGGGCTTCCTGCGCCCAGGCGCTGGCTTTTGCCTGGGGCATTCCGGCGCTCGGCGTGCACCACATGGAAGGCCACTTGCTGGCGCCGATGCTTGAACCAAAGCCGCCGGAGTTCCCGTTCGTCGCTTTGTTGGTCTCCGGTGGTCATACGCAGTTGGTTCAGGTCGATGGTATCGGCCAATACAGCCTGCTTGGCGAGACGCTGGACGATGCGGCGGGCGAAGCGTTCGACAAGACCGCAAAAATGATGGGCCTGAATTATCCGGGCGGACCGGAAATCGCCAAGCTGGCAGAGAAGGGCGTCGCAGGACGTTTCACCTTTCCGCGTCCGATGTGTGATCGCCCGGGTCTGGATTTCAGCTTCAGCGGCCTGAAGACCTTCGCCCTCAACACCTGGCAGCAGTGCGTCAGCGCCGGGGACGACAGCGAGCAAGCCCGTTGCGACATCGCGCTGGCGTTCCAGCAGGCCGTGGTGGAGACTTTGACCATCAAGTGCAAGCGTGCCCTTAAGCAGGCCGGCATGAAGCGCCTGGTGATCGCCGGCGGCGTCAGTGCCAACAAGGCGTTGCGTGTTTCGCTGGAGAAAATGCTCGGCGACATGAAGGGCGATGTGTTCTATGCCCGTCCCCAGTTTTGCACCGATAACGGCGCGATGATCGCGTTTGCCGGTTGCCAGCGTTTGCAGGCCGGTCAGCAGGAAAGCCTGGCGATCAGTGTGCAGGCGCGCTGGCCGATGGAGCAGCTGTCGGCGCTGTGA
- the rpsU gene encoding 30S ribosomal protein S21 — MPAVKVKENEPFDVALRRFKRSCEKAGVLAEVRSREFYEKPTSERKRKAAAAVKRHAKKVQREQRRAVRLY, encoded by the coding sequence ATGCCAGCCGTCAAAGTTAAAGAGAACGAACCCTTCGACGTAGCTCTGCGTCGTTTCAAGCGCTCCTGCGAAAAAGCCGGTGTACTGGCTGAAGTTCGTAGCCGCGAATTTTACGAGAAGCCAACTTCTGAGCGTAAGCGCAAGGCAGCTGCTGCTGTTAAGCGTCACGCCAAGAAAGTTCAGCGCGAACAGCGCCGCGCCGTTCGTCTGTACTAA